Proteins found in one Choristoneura fumiferana chromosome 16, NRCan_CFum_1, whole genome shotgun sequence genomic segment:
- the LOC141435964 gene encoding D-beta-hydroxybutyrate dehydrogenase, mitochondrial codes for MVAGDVTRRASLTAPSMHRRPSARRGSLIKNPQTQSQEIPWDIIDRCALPVVLCHALAVVLSTVLNALHLSSISVFTLFLWFAISVVGSLWFYHNLQVTAAGKAVLVTGCDNVLGNALARRLDDLGYHVFAGFQNKSGNIDADMLKEDCSGRLHTLQLDITSETQILSASLYIVDHLPEGAQGLWAIVNCESWCALGELEWVPFSVIRRAMEVNLLGPSRLVQVMLPLVRRARGRVVLASSILTHAAAPVRGVHAASLAALDALAACLRRELRPRGVDVVVVAAGEYTTGSAWLSEEKLLEQARDMWKRLSDEQKGSYGEDYFETALRSLEKYTKSADADLTAVTRALSDGVTRTFPLSRYTPVSPREKLKSILAEHLPRSLYEGLYTD; via the exons GAAATCCCGTGGGACATCATTGACCGCTGCGCGCTGCCCGTCGTGCTGTGCCACGCCCTAGCAGTCGTGCTGTCCACCGTCCTCAACGCGCTCCACCTCAGCAGCATCTCAGTCTTCACGCTCTTTTTATGGTTCGCCATCTCCGTCGTCGGTTCCCTCTGGTTCTACCACAATTTACAG GTGACAGCGGCAGGAAAGGCCGTCTTAGTGACAGGCTGCGACAATGTCCTAGGAAACGCACTGGCAAGACGCCTGGACGACCTCGGGTACCATGTGTTCGCGGGGTTCCAGAACAAGAGTGGCAACATTGACGCTGACATGCTGAAAGAAGATTGCTCTGGCAGACTCCACACTTTGCAGCTCGACATTACTTCTGAGACACAG ATCCTCTCTGCCTCTCTCTATATCGTGGACCACCTGCCAGAGGGCGCGCAAGGCCTGTGGGCAATTGTTAACTGCGAATCGTGGTGCGCCCTCGGCGAACTAGAATGGGTGCCTTTCTCCGTCATCCGCCGCGCGATGGAGGTCAACCTTCTCG GACCGTCTCGACTGGTCCAAGTAATGCTGCCGCTGGTGCGACGCGCGCGCGGGCGCGTGGTGCTCGCGTCGTCGATCCTCACGCACGCGGCGGCGCCGGTGCGCGGCGTGCACGCAGCCTCGCTCGCCGCGCTCGACGCGCTCGCCGCCTGTCTGCGACGCGAGCTCAGACCGCGCGGCGTCGATGTG GTGGTCGTGGCTGCTGGGGAATACACAACAGGCAGTGCTTGGCTTTCGGAAGAAAAACTCTTAGAGCAAGCGCGAGATATGTGGAAGAGACTTAGTGACGAACAAAAGGGATCCTACGGCGAAGACTATTTCGAAACAGCTCTGCGCAGCCTCGAGAAATACACCAAGAGTGCT GATGCGGACCTGACGGCGGTGACCCGTGCCCTGAGTGACGGTGTGACCCGCACCTTCCCCCTGTCTCGCTACACTCCGGTCTCGCCACGCGAGAAGCTTAAGTCTATCCTGGCTGAACACCTCCCTCGCTCACTCTACGAAGGACTTTACACCGACTAA